From Ascaphus truei isolate aAscTru1 chromosome 20, aAscTru1.hap1, whole genome shotgun sequence, one genomic window encodes:
- the LOC142471293 gene encoding zinc finger protein 184-like, with translation MEPVEFDKVAIYFSKDEWDYLTEEQKELYKDVMMENYQALCSLGCVNVTPEIVSMIERGEVPYIRGHQQYKEKESPTDISTADGFMSRNSPEGYHILLCSPDCVMEDTSVTQMYQGANHISQDIPSQSLRETVSIMVKESTSQEEGHFPDSHIHTIREHRGTEYASTPSTTCNKGNMNAGNVHKNLSVKKTFVCSECGKCFTNNFALVIHQRIHTGEKPFVCSECGKCFTQNANLVTHQKIHTGERPFICSECGKCFTCYSVLVKHQKMHTGERPFICSECGKCFICNSALVLHQKIHTGERPFICSECGKCFTQNSDLGRHRRLHTGERPFVCSECGKCFTRNSHLFTHQRSHTGERPFVCSECGKCFANKSHLVKHQRFHKGEKRCLL, from the exons ATG GAACCAGTTGAGTTTGATAAAGTTGCAATTTACTTCTCCAAGGACGAGTGGGATTATTTAACAGAAGAACAGAAGGAACTTTACAAGGATGTGATGATGGAGAATTAccaggctctctgctctctgg GATGTGTCAATGTGACGCCTGAGATTGTATCAATGATTGAGCGCGGAGAAGTGCCGTATATAAGGGGTCACCAGCAGTATAAGGAGAAGGAAAGTCCTACAGATATCAGCACTG CTGATGGATTCATGAGCAGGAATTCCCCTGAAGGATATCACATTTTGCTTTGTTCACCAGATTGTGTAATGGAAGATACCAGTGTTACGCAAATGTATCAAGGAGCAAATCACATTAGTCAGGATATACCAAGCCAGAGTCTGAGAGAAACTGTGAGCATTATGGTTAAGGAGTCAACCTCACAGGAAGAAGGACATTTCCCAGACTCCCACATTCATACCATCAGAGAACATAGAGGGACAGAATATGCATCTACTCCTAGTACAACGTGTAACAAAGGAAACATGAATGCTGGGAACGTTCACAAGAACTTAtcagtaaaaaaaacatttgtatgttctgaatgtgggaaatgtttcacAAATAACTTTGCTCTTGTAATACATCAGAgaattcatacaggagaaaaaccctttgtgtgttctgaatgtgggaaatgttttacccagAACGCTAATCTTGTTACACATCAgaaaattcacacaggagaaagaccatttatatgttctgaatgtgggaaatgtttcacATGTTACTCTGTtcttgttaaacatcagaaaatgcacacaggagaaagaccatttatatgttctgaatgtgggaaatgtttcatATGTAACTCTGCTCTTGTTTTACATCAgaaaattcacacaggagaaagaccatttatatgttctgaatgtgggaaatgttttacccagAACTCTGATCTTGGAAGACATCGGAGGCtacacacaggagaaagaccgtttgtatgttctgaatgtgggaaatgttttacccgtAACTCTCATCTTTTTACACATCAGAGAAgtcacacaggagaaagaccatttgtatgttcagaatgtgggaaatgttttgctaataagtcacatcttgttaaacatcagagaTTTCATAAAGGTGAAAAACGATGTTTGCTCTAA